In Pseudomonas saudiphocaensis, one DNA window encodes the following:
- the ureC gene encoding urease subunit alpha, which yields MKISRAAYADMFGPTVGDKVRLADTDLWIEVEQDFTTYGEEVKFGGGKVIRDGMGQGQLCAAEVVDTLITNALILDHWGIVKADVGLKDGRIAAIGKAGNPDIQPDVTIAIGASTEVIAGEGMILTAGGIDSHIHFICPQQIEEALMSGVTTMIGGGTGPATGTNATTVTPGPWHMAMMLKAADAFPMNIGFTGKGNASLPEPLIEQIRAGAIGLKLHEDWGTTPAAIDNCLSVADDYDVQVAIHTDTLNESGFVETTLGAFKGRTIHTYHTEGAGGGHAPDIIKACGFANVLPSSTNPTRPFTRNTIDEHLDMLMVCHHLDPSIAEDVAFAESRIRRETIAAEDILHDLGAFSMISSDSQAMGRVGEVITRTWQTADKMKKQRGPLPGDGAGNDNFRAKRYVAKYTINPAITHGISHEVGSLEVGKWADLVLWRPAFFGVKPSLILKGGAIAASLMGDANASIPTPQPVHYRPMFASFGGSLHASSFTFISQAAFDAGVPEQLGLKKKIGVVKGCRSVQKKDLIHNDYTPTIEVDPQNYQVRADGQLLWCEPAEVLPMAQRYFLF from the coding sequence ATGAAGATTTCCCGCGCCGCCTACGCCGACATGTTCGGCCCCACCGTCGGAGACAAGGTACGCCTGGCCGACACCGACCTGTGGATCGAGGTCGAGCAGGACTTCACCACCTACGGCGAGGAAGTGAAATTCGGCGGCGGCAAGGTGATCCGCGACGGCATGGGCCAAGGCCAGCTGTGCGCGGCGGAGGTGGTCGATACGCTGATCACCAACGCACTGATCCTCGACCACTGGGGCATCGTCAAGGCTGACGTGGGCCTCAAGGACGGTCGGATCGCCGCCATCGGCAAGGCCGGCAATCCTGACATCCAGCCGGATGTGACCATCGCCATCGGCGCCAGCACCGAGGTCATCGCCGGTGAAGGCATGATTCTCACCGCCGGCGGGATCGACTCGCATATTCACTTCATCTGCCCGCAACAGATCGAAGAAGCCCTGATGAGCGGCGTGACCACCATGATCGGTGGCGGCACGGGCCCGGCCACCGGCACCAACGCCACCACGGTGACGCCCGGGCCTTGGCATATGGCGATGATGCTCAAGGCCGCCGACGCCTTCCCCATGAACATCGGCTTCACCGGCAAGGGCAATGCGTCGCTGCCCGAACCGCTGATCGAGCAGATCCGGGCCGGCGCCATCGGCCTCAAGCTCCACGAAGACTGGGGCACCACCCCGGCAGCCATCGACAACTGTCTGAGCGTGGCCGATGACTACGACGTGCAGGTGGCCATCCACACCGACACCCTGAACGAGTCCGGCTTCGTCGAAACGACCCTCGGGGCTTTCAAGGGGCGCACCATCCACACCTACCACACCGAGGGCGCAGGGGGCGGCCACGCGCCGGACATCATCAAAGCCTGCGGCTTCGCCAACGTGCTGCCCTCTTCGACCAACCCGACCCGGCCGTTTACCCGCAACACCATCGACGAACATCTGGACATGCTGATGGTTTGCCACCACCTGGACCCGAGCATTGCCGAGGACGTGGCTTTCGCCGAATCACGCATTCGCCGTGAAACCATTGCTGCCGAAGACATCCTGCACGACCTCGGTGCATTCTCCATGATCAGCTCCGACAGCCAGGCCATGGGCCGTGTCGGCGAAGTCATCACTCGCACCTGGCAGACCGCCGACAAGATGAAGAAACAGCGCGGCCCCCTGCCGGGAGACGGCGCCGGCAACGACAATTTCCGCGCCAAACGCTACGTCGCCAAATACACCATCAACCCGGCGATCACCCACGGCATCAGCCATGAAGTGGGTTCCCTGGAAGTAGGCAAATGGGCCGATTTGGTGCTCTGGCGCCCGGCCTTCTTTGGCGTAAAGCCTTCATTGATCCTCAAGGGCGGCGCTATTGCGGCGAGCCTGATGGGCGATGCCAATGCCTCGATCCCAACGCCTCAGCCGGTGCACTACCGGCCGATGTTCGCCAGTTTCGGCGGCTCGCTGCATGCGTCGAGCTTTACCTTCATCAGCCAGGCGGCGTTCGATGCCGGGGTGCCCGAGCAGTTGGGGCTGAAAAAGAAGATTGGTGTGGTAAAGGGCTGCCGCTCGGTGCAGAAGAAGGACCTGATCCATAACGACTACACGCCGACCATCGAAGTCGACCCGCAGAACTATCAGGTGCGCGCCGACGGCCAGCTGCTCTGGTGCGAGCCGGCCGAGGTGCTGCCGATGGCGCAGCGGTACTTTCTATTCTGA
- a CDS encoding GNAT family N-acetyltransferase, protein MQIRDAQENDLAGILDIYNDAVLNSTAIWNNNPVDLANRRAWLEERQRQGNPVLVAIDDGGQVAGYASYGPWRPHEGYRHTVEHSVYVCDSQRGVGIGRSLMLELLGRARAANLHVMVGAIESENRASIHMHQQLGFFHAGHLRQVGFKFGRWLDLTFMQLILNPERSTP, encoded by the coding sequence GTGCAGATACGTGACGCTCAAGAGAACGACCTCGCTGGCATTCTCGACATCTACAACGACGCCGTACTCAACAGCACCGCCATCTGGAACAACAACCCTGTCGATCTGGCCAACCGCCGCGCCTGGCTGGAGGAACGCCAGCGGCAGGGGAACCCGGTACTGGTGGCCATCGACGACGGCGGCCAGGTCGCGGGCTATGCCAGCTACGGCCCGTGGCGCCCCCATGAGGGCTATCGCCATACCGTCGAGCACTCGGTGTACGTCTGCGACAGCCAGCGCGGCGTGGGCATTGGCCGAAGCCTGATGCTCGAACTCCTCGGGCGGGCGCGTGCTGCGAATCTCCACGTGATGGTCGGCGCGATCGAGAGCGAGAACCGTGCCTCGATCCACATGCACCAGCAACTGGGCTTTTTCCACGCGGGCCACCTACGCCAGGTAGGTTTCAAGTTCGGTCGCTGGCTGGACCTGACCTTCATGCAACTGATCCTCAACCCGGAGCGCAGCACGCCATGA
- a CDS encoding DksA/TraR family C4-type zinc finger protein — translation MATGWAKEGAVQEQIDSTIEDAVQRARSRLAQGESLTHCEECEAPIPEARRKAVPGVRLCVQCQTEQDRQEASFTGYNRRGSKDSQLR, via the coding sequence ATGGCCACAGGGTGGGCGAAGGAAGGTGCTGTGCAAGAGCAGATCGACAGCACCATCGAAGATGCGGTGCAGCGCGCCCGCAGTCGTCTGGCGCAAGGTGAAAGCCTGACGCATTGCGAAGAATGTGAAGCGCCGATTCCTGAAGCGCGGCGCAAGGCGGTGCCGGGCGTGCGCCTGTGCGTGCAATGTCAGACCGAACAGGATCGGCAGGAGGCGAGCTTTACCGGCTACAACCGTCGGGGCAGCAAGGACAGCCAGCTACGCTGA
- a CDS encoding ATP-dependent DNA ligase encodes MKAFATLYSRLDATTSSNAKLAAMRDYFREADPVDAAWAVYFLAGGRPRQLVPTRVLRETAMQVAQLPEWLFEESYQAVGDLAETISLLVPPSTHNSDDGLAIWLEEKLLPLRGLPPQEQASRLAEYWTQLDRLSLMVSIKLITGAFRVGVSKLLVTRALASLADLDPKRVAQRLVGYTDLSHRPSAKGYLALIADESEHEHAQRGGQPYPFFLAHPLQAPAEEFQTLLGAPKNWLIEWKWDGIRAQLVKRDGQIWIWSRGEELISERFPELCELAGCLPDGTVIDGEILVWKHPPKQPAAALPGIDTPAPASEGYGVQPFALLQQRIGRKNLTAKVLQDAPVSVLAYDLLEWQGEDWRQQPLHERRQQLEEVVRQCSDPRLMISPVVSGTDWQDLARQRESSRAYGVEGMMIKARAAQYGVGRTKDVGLWWKWKIDPYAVDAVLIYAQRGHGRRASLYTDYTFAVWAGEPGDPERRLVPFAKAYSGLTDEEMRKVDAIIRKTTVEKFGPVRSVTPTLVFELGFEGIAASSRHKSGIAVRFPRMLRWRQDKPVDEADTLETLKQLLG; translated from the coding sequence TTGAAAGCCTTCGCCACCCTCTACAGCCGCCTCGACGCCACCACATCGAGCAATGCCAAGCTCGCCGCGATGCGGGATTACTTCCGCGAAGCGGACCCGGTCGATGCTGCCTGGGCCGTGTACTTCCTGGCCGGCGGGCGGCCACGCCAGCTGGTGCCAACCCGCGTGCTGCGGGAAACGGCGATGCAGGTGGCACAGTTGCCCGAATGGTTATTCGAGGAAAGCTATCAGGCCGTCGGCGATCTGGCCGAGACCATTTCTCTGCTGGTACCGCCAAGCACCCATAACTCCGACGACGGCCTGGCCATCTGGCTGGAGGAAAAACTACTGCCCCTGCGTGGTCTGCCGCCGCAGGAGCAGGCATCGCGCCTGGCTGAATACTGGACGCAACTGGACCGGCTGAGCCTGATGGTCAGCATCAAGCTGATCACCGGCGCCTTCCGCGTAGGGGTCTCCAAATTGTTGGTCACCCGCGCCCTGGCCTCACTTGCCGACCTCGATCCCAAGCGGGTAGCACAGCGTCTGGTAGGCTACACCGACCTTTCCCACCGCCCCAGCGCCAAAGGCTATCTGGCACTGATTGCCGACGAATCGGAACACGAGCATGCCCAACGTGGCGGCCAGCCCTACCCGTTCTTCCTTGCCCATCCACTGCAGGCGCCAGCCGAGGAATTCCAGACGCTACTTGGCGCCCCGAAGAACTGGCTGATCGAATGGAAGTGGGACGGCATCCGCGCGCAGCTGGTCAAGCGCGATGGGCAGATCTGGATCTGGTCACGGGGCGAGGAGCTGATCAGCGAGCGCTTTCCCGAGCTGTGCGAGCTGGCCGGTTGCCTGCCGGACGGCACCGTGATCGATGGCGAAATCCTGGTCTGGAAGCACCCGCCCAAGCAGCCAGCCGCTGCCCTGCCGGGCATTGATACTCCCGCGCCCGCCTCGGAAGGTTATGGCGTGCAGCCCTTCGCCCTGCTGCAACAGCGCATAGGCCGCAAGAACCTTACCGCCAAGGTGCTGCAGGACGCCCCCGTCTCCGTGCTCGCCTACGACCTGCTGGAATGGCAGGGTGAGGATTGGCGGCAGCAACCGCTCCACGAACGTCGGCAGCAGCTCGAAGAGGTGGTCAGGCAATGCAGCGACCCGCGACTGATGATTTCGCCTGTGGTTAGCGGAACGGACTGGCAGGATCTGGCCCGTCAACGCGAGTCCTCCCGCGCCTACGGCGTCGAAGGGATGATGATCAAGGCCCGCGCCGCGCAGTATGGTGTTGGCCGCACCAAGGACGTCGGCCTCTGGTGGAAATGGAAAATCGACCCCTACGCCGTGGATGCCGTGCTGATCTACGCCCAGCGCGGCCACGGCCGCCGTGCCAGCCTCTATACTGATTACACATTCGCCGTATGGGCTGGAGAGCCAGGCGATCCCGAGCGCAGGCTGGTGCCCTTCGCCAAGGCTTATTCAGGCCTGACCGACGAGGAAATGCGCAAGGTAGACGCCATCATCCGCAAGACCACCGTGGAGAAATTCGGCCCGGTACGCAGCGTGACGCCGACGCTGGTATTCGAGCTGGGCTTCGAAGGCATCGCCGCCAGCAGCCGGCACAAGAGCGGCATCGCCGTACGTTTCCCGCGCATGCTGCGCTGGCGTCAGGACAAGCCGGTGGACGAGGCCGATACGCTGGAAACGCTCAAGCAGCTATTGGGCTGA
- a CDS encoding urease subunit gamma gives MDLTPREKDKLLIFTAGLLAERRLARGLKLNYPEAMAYLSAALLEGARDGQTVAGLMHYGTTLLTREQVMEGVPEMIPDIQVEATFADGTKLVTVHQPIA, from the coding sequence ATGGACCTGACACCCCGAGAGAAGGACAAACTGCTGATCTTTACCGCCGGCCTGCTGGCCGAACGCCGCCTGGCGCGGGGTCTGAAGCTCAATTACCCGGAAGCGATGGCCTACCTCTCCGCTGCATTGCTGGAGGGTGCCCGCGACGGTCAGACGGTCGCCGGGCTGATGCACTACGGCACCACGCTGCTGACCCGCGAGCAGGTCATGGAGGGGGTGCCGGAGATGATTCCGGACATCCAGGTCGAGGCCACCTTTGCGGACGGCACCAAACTGGTCACCGTTCATCAACCAATTGCTTGA
- a CDS encoding hemerythrin domain-containing protein: MTIFEALRQSHEIQRDLADKLLQTSGDSAERRDIFEQFKTELLAHETAEERHFYVPLMQDDLGVDLSRHAIAEHHEMDEMVEELESMEFSSSAWLRLAKKLCETVEHHLEEEEHKFFQMAGKLLDDNQKEQLAKTYLEEYAGLKERV; the protein is encoded by the coding sequence ATGACCATATTTGAAGCACTGCGCCAAAGCCATGAAATCCAGCGTGATCTGGCAGATAAGCTCCTGCAGACCTCCGGCGATTCCGCGGAACGCCGCGATATCTTCGAACAGTTCAAGACCGAGCTTTTAGCCCACGAAACGGCTGAGGAGCGCCATTTCTACGTCCCGCTGATGCAGGACGACCTGGGGGTGGACCTGTCGCGCCATGCTATCGCTGAGCACCATGAGATGGATGAGATGGTCGAGGAGTTGGAGTCGATGGAGTTCAGCAGCTCGGCCTGGCTGCGACTTGCGAAAAAGCTCTGCGAAACCGTTGAGCACCATCTGGAGGAAGAGGAGCACAAGTTCTTCCAGATGGCGGGCAAGCTGCTCGACGACAACCAGAAGGAGCAACTGGCCAAGACCTATCTGGAAGAGTACGCCGGGCTGAAGGAGCGCGTCTGA
- a CDS encoding DEAD/DEAH box helicase: MNYHLGSGRMVNEQQHRAGLCFVYDRTEVHGKNRTDERLRQLDGPEVLSIARQPAAEQALRRRLQQLGLRPALRQSLALPNDSGEMYELPNESAWLQFVQIHLPELRDEGWEILIQPGFAYDLREVEQWYAEIEESPEHTWFELELGIVVENERISLLPVLLDVIRRTPLLLAPEQLAQRGDEEVLRVSLKRRNKEYPLQVLLPFGRLKPILATLGDLYLQPPSGDSLRLDHADAARLALLDRLPFKWHGGDNLRDFAQRLHDYQQFPCQPPAGLQATLRPYQLQGLCWMQTLRELEMGGILGDDMGLGKTLQTLAHLLVEKTAGRLDHPALVVLPTSLIPNWQDEAARFTPDLRVLTLHGPNRQKHFAELADYDLLLTTYALLPRDIDHLAKQQWHVLVLDEAQNIKNAAGKAAQAAGQLQARQRLCLTGTPMENHLGELWSLFNFLMPGWLGSARDFTRSYRTPIEKHGDPLRLQHLNERIRPFLLRRHKEEVAHELPPKNEIIHWVELSPAQRDLYETVRLAMDRKVREEIDRRGLARSKIIVLEALLKLRQVCCDLRLIKGEGTRTVRGGNSGKLESLLEMLQELLAEGRRVLIFSQFTSMLALIEDSLQQRSIDYVTLTGDTRDRRTPVQRFQNGEVPVFLISLKAGGTGLNLTAADTVIHYDPWWNPAVENQATDRAYRIGQDKPVFVYKLIARGTVEEKIRQLQARKAELAASVLQGIGETDWTLEESDIDALLGPLG; this comes from the coding sequence ATGAACTACCACCTCGGCAGCGGCCGGATGGTCAACGAGCAGCAGCACCGCGCCGGTCTCTGCTTCGTCTACGATCGGACCGAGGTGCACGGCAAGAACCGGACCGATGAGCGCCTGCGTCAGCTCGACGGGCCGGAGGTTCTCAGCATCGCCCGCCAGCCGGCAGCCGAGCAGGCCCTGCGCCGGCGTCTGCAGCAACTGGGCCTGCGGCCTGCCCTGCGTCAGAGCCTGGCGCTGCCGAATGACTCGGGCGAGATGTACGAGCTGCCCAACGAGAGCGCCTGGCTGCAATTCGTGCAGATACACCTGCCGGAACTGCGTGATGAAGGCTGGGAAATCCTGATCCAGCCCGGCTTCGCCTACGACCTGCGCGAGGTCGAGCAGTGGTATGCCGAAATCGAGGAATCACCGGAACACACCTGGTTTGAGCTGGAACTTGGCATCGTTGTCGAGAATGAGCGCATCAGCCTGTTGCCGGTACTGTTGGATGTGATCCGCAGGACTCCGCTACTGCTCGCTCCGGAACAACTGGCCCAGCGGGGTGACGAGGAAGTGCTGCGGGTCAGCCTCAAGCGCCGTAACAAGGAATACCCGCTGCAAGTGCTGCTGCCCTTCGGCCGGCTCAAGCCGATCCTCGCGACCCTCGGCGATCTCTATCTGCAACCACCCTCGGGCGACAGCCTGCGTCTGGACCATGCTGATGCCGCACGCCTGGCTTTGCTCGATCGACTTCCGTTCAAATGGCACGGCGGCGACAACCTGCGCGACTTCGCCCAGCGCCTGCATGACTATCAACAGTTTCCCTGTCAGCCGCCTGCCGGCCTGCAGGCCACACTGCGGCCGTATCAGCTGCAGGGCCTGTGCTGGATGCAGACCCTGCGCGAGCTGGAAATGGGCGGTATTCTTGGCGACGACATGGGACTGGGGAAAACCCTGCAGACCCTGGCCCACCTGCTGGTCGAGAAAACGGCCGGTCGTCTCGATCATCCAGCGCTGGTGGTATTGCCCACCAGCCTGATTCCCAACTGGCAGGACGAAGCCGCGCGTTTCACTCCTGATCTTCGCGTGCTTACCCTGCACGGCCCTAACCGGCAGAAACACTTCGCCGAACTGGCCGACTACGATCTGCTGCTGACCACCTATGCCCTGCTGCCCAGAGATATCGATCACCTGGCCAAACAGCAATGGCACGTGCTGGTTCTCGATGAAGCGCAGAACATCAAGAACGCCGCCGGCAAGGCCGCCCAGGCGGCAGGCCAGCTTCAAGCACGCCAACGCCTGTGCCTGACCGGTACGCCGATGGAAAACCACCTGGGTGAGCTCTGGTCGCTGTTCAACTTCCTGATGCCCGGCTGGCTGGGTAGTGCCAGAGACTTCACCCGCAGCTACCGCACGCCTATCGAAAAGCACGGCGACCCGTTGCGACTGCAGCATCTGAACGAGCGCATTCGCCCCTTCCTGCTGCGCCGCCACAAGGAAGAAGTGGCGCACGAGCTGCCGCCGAAGAACGAAATCATCCATTGGGTGGAGCTGAGCCCGGCGCAGCGCGACCTCTACGAGACGGTACGCCTGGCCATGGACCGCAAGGTGCGCGAGGAAATCGATCGCCGAGGCCTGGCACGCAGCAAGATCATCGTCCTCGAAGCGCTGCTCAAACTGCGCCAGGTCTGCTGCGATCTGCGCCTGATCAAGGGAGAAGGCACCCGCACGGTTCGTGGCGGCAACTCCGGCAAGCTTGAGAGCCTGTTGGAAATGCTGCAGGAACTACTGGCAGAAGGTCGCCGGGTGCTGATCTTCTCCCAGTTCACTTCGATGCTGGCGCTGATCGAGGACAGCCTGCAGCAGCGCAGCATCGACTACGTGACACTAACCGGCGACACCCGCGACCGCCGCACTCCGGTCCAGCGCTTCCAGAACGGCGAAGTACCGGTGTTCCTGATCAGCCTCAAGGCGGGTGGAACCGGGCTCAACCTCACAGCCGCCGACACCGTGATCCATTACGATCCCTGGTGGAACCCGGCAGTGGAAAATCAGGCCACCGACCGTGCTTACCGCATCGGTCAGGACAAGCCTGTATTCGTCTACAAGCTGATCGCCCGAGGCACCGTGGAAGAGAAGATCCGCCAACTGCAGGCGCGCAAGGCCGAGCTGGCCGCCAGCGTGCTACAAGGCATCGGCGAAACCGACTGGACTCTGGAAGAAAGTGATATCGACGCACTGCTGGGACCGCTTGGCTAG
- a CDS encoding ligase-associated DNA damage response exonuclease, whose protein sequence is MDLVVARPEGLYCPPGDFYIDPWRPVERAVITHAHGDHARWGMGHYLASADSEGILRSRISADMPLQTLAYGESIEHHGVRLSFHPAGHVLGSAQVRLEYRGEVWVASGDYKVEPDGTCAPFEPVRCHTFITESTFGLPIYRWPAQSEVFRDINDWWRANAAVGRTSVLLCYAFGKAQRILHGLDETIGSIVVHGAVEPLNRVYRDAGIYLPPTLYAGDLKKADPRLKQAIVLAPPSAGGSTWMRRFGDYADAFASGWMMLRGTRRRRGVDRGFVLSDHADWPGLLWAIEQTGAERVMVTHGSVPILVRYLREQGLDAQAFETEYGDEDDAATPEAG, encoded by the coding sequence ATGGATCTTGTCGTTGCTCGCCCTGAAGGTCTTTATTGCCCACCCGGTGATTTCTATATCGACCCCTGGCGCCCTGTGGAGCGCGCGGTCATCACCCACGCCCATGGCGACCATGCGCGCTGGGGCATGGGCCATTACCTGGCCTCTGCCGACAGCGAAGGCATCTTGCGCTCACGTATCTCTGCAGATATGCCGCTGCAAACGCTGGCCTATGGCGAGTCCATCGAGCATCACGGGGTACGGCTCAGCTTTCATCCCGCAGGGCACGTGCTCGGCTCGGCGCAGGTGCGTCTGGAATATCGCGGTGAGGTCTGGGTGGCTTCCGGTGACTACAAGGTCGAGCCAGACGGCACCTGCGCCCCCTTCGAGCCCGTGCGCTGCCATACCTTTATCACTGAATCCACCTTCGGCCTGCCGATCTATCGCTGGCCCGCGCAAAGCGAAGTGTTTCGCGACATCAATGACTGGTGGCGCGCCAACGCCGCTGTAGGCCGTACCAGCGTGCTGCTCTGCTACGCCTTCGGCAAGGCACAGCGGATTCTCCACGGTCTCGATGAAACTATCGGAAGCATCGTGGTGCATGGCGCGGTCGAGCCGCTGAACAGGGTCTACCGTGATGCCGGTATCTACCTGCCACCCACGCTCTATGCCGGCGACCTGAAAAAGGCGGATCCACGCCTGAAGCAGGCCATCGTCCTGGCCCCGCCTTCGGCTGGTGGCAGCACCTGGATGCGTCGTTTCGGTGACTATGCCGATGCCTTCGCCAGCGGCTGGATGATGCTGCGCGGCACTCGCCGTCGGCGCGGCGTGGATCGCGGCTTCGTGCTCTCCGATCATGCCGACTGGCCCGGACTGCTCTGGGCCATCGAACAGACCGGCGCCGAACGGGTGATGGTGACCCACGGCTCAGTTCCGATTCTGGTGCGTTATCTGCGCGAACAAGGCCTCGATGCCCAGGCATTCGAAACCGAGTACGGCGACGAGGATGACGCAGCCACACCGGAGGCCGGATGA
- a CDS encoding urease accessory protein UreD, producing the protein MTALISPFTPEWHAELELGYARFGDCTRPVQRRHSGPLRVQKHLYAEGPEVCQHIIVHPPGGIAGGDRLDISAHAGRNAWVQLTSPGAAKWYRSSGPASQTLNLHVEAGGTLEWLPQETIVYSAAQAELKTCIDLEADARLFYWDMVALGRPAATERFDDGYFQAQLDIRRDGKLLWHERQRISGADGLLDSPIGLNGYPVFATLIATGEIDADLLERCRELPGRVRGDLTQLPGLLVGRCLANEALHARSWLIALWQLLRPELLEREAMPPRIWNT; encoded by the coding sequence ATGACCGCACTGATCTCACCCTTCACCCCAGAGTGGCACGCCGAGCTTGAACTCGGCTATGCGCGCTTCGGTGACTGCACTCGCCCGGTGCAGCGCCGCCACAGCGGGCCGCTGCGGGTGCAGAAGCACCTTTACGCCGAAGGACCGGAGGTGTGCCAGCACATCATCGTCCATCCGCCGGGCGGGATCGCCGGCGGCGATCGCCTGGATATCAGCGCACACGCCGGCCGCAATGCCTGGGTGCAACTCACCAGTCCCGGTGCTGCCAAGTGGTACCGCTCCAGTGGGCCCGCCAGCCAGACCTTGAACCTTCACGTCGAAGCCGGCGGCACGCTGGAATGGCTGCCGCAGGAAACCATCGTCTATTCCGCCGCGCAGGCCGAGCTCAAAACCTGCATCGACCTGGAAGCCGATGCCCGGCTGTTCTACTGGGACATGGTCGCGCTGGGGCGCCCTGCCGCCACCGAGCGGTTCGACGATGGCTATTTCCAGGCGCAACTGGATATCCGCCGTGACGGCAAGCTGCTCTGGCACGAGCGCCAACGCATCAGCGGCGCGGACGGCCTACTGGATTCACCGATTGGTCTAAACGGGTACCCGGTGTTCGCCACGCTTATTGCCACCGGGGAAATCGACGCCGACCTGCTGGAACGCTGCCGCGAGCTGCCCGGACGCGTGCGGGGCGACCTGACCCAACTGCCTGGCCTCCTGGTCGGACGTTGCCTGGCGAACGAAGCCCTGCATGCGCGCAGCTGGCTGATTGCACTGTGGCAACTGCTGCGCCCCGAGCTGCTGGAACGCGAGGCGATGCCGCCGCGAATATGGAATACCTGA
- a CDS encoding urease subunit beta, with protein MIPGEYQIQDGEIELNAGRRTLTLSVANRGDRPIQVGSHYHFFETNDALAFDRPAARGMRLNIPAGTAVRFEPGQSREVELVELAGQRRVFGFAGRVMGTL; from the coding sequence ATGATTCCCGGCGAATACCAGATCCAGGACGGCGAGATCGAGCTCAATGCCGGTCGCCGCACCCTCACCCTGTCCGTGGCCAACCGCGGCGACCGCCCAATTCAGGTCGGCTCGCACTACCACTTCTTCGAGACCAATGACGCGCTCGCCTTCGACCGGCCAGCCGCACGCGGCATGCGCTTGAACATCCCGGCCGGCACCGCGGTGCGCTTCGAACCGGGGCAGAGCCGCGAGGTTGAACTGGTGGAGCTGGCCGGCCAGCGACGCGTGTTCGGCTTTGCCGGGCGGGTGATGGGCACCCTCTGA
- a CDS encoding urease accessory protein UreF, producing MNQAAFALLRLASPQLPIGGYSYSQGLEMAVERGLVGDEASARRWLADQMLLNLARFEMPLLLAHCEAAAAENWTELLRLVGCHRASRETRELHLENRQMGYSLQQLLQNLPELDKDARDLFDRIEEPGLALGWALAARAWAIAPADALGAWLWAWLENQLAVLMKTLPLGQQAAQRLTSELLPTLQRAQREAQALSPQHWGSAPFGLALTSMAHERQYSRLFRS from the coding sequence GTGAACCAGGCAGCCTTCGCCCTGCTGCGCCTGGCCAGCCCGCAACTGCCCATCGGCGGCTACAGCTATTCCCAAGGGCTGGAGATGGCAGTGGAGCGGGGGCTGGTTGGCGATGAAGCCAGTGCCCGGCGCTGGCTGGCCGACCAGATGCTGCTGAATCTGGCGCGTTTCGAAATGCCGTTGCTGCTGGCGCACTGCGAAGCCGCAGCCGCAGAAAACTGGACGGAGCTGCTGCGTCTGGTCGGCTGCCACCGCGCCAGTCGCGAGACGCGTGAACTGCACCTGGAAAACCGCCAGATGGGCTATTCGCTCCAACAGCTCCTGCAAAACCTGCCGGAGCTGGATAAAGACGCCCGTGACCTGTTCGACCGCATCGAAGAACCCGGCCTTGCCCTGGGCTGGGCGCTGGCAGCACGGGCATGGGCCATTGCACCGGCCGATGCTCTCGGCGCCTGGCTCTGGGCGTGGCTGGAAAACCAGCTGGCGGTGCTGATGAAGACCCTGCCACTGGGGCAGCAGGCTGCACAGCGGCTGACCTCCGAACTCCTGCCGACACTGCAGCGGGCCCAGCGCGAGGCACAGGCCCTCAGCCCGCAACACTGGGGCAGCGCCCCCTTCGGCCTGGCGCTGACCAGCATGGCCCACGAGCGCCAGTACAGCCGGCTGTTCAGATCATGA
- the ureE gene encoding urease accessory protein UreE, whose protein sequence is MLVIHQRSTSQSAGDAELELTYEARSKSRLRCFTTSGEEVGLFLERGQPPLRDGDTLLANDGRIVIVRARAEKLLHVTCANSFELMRAAYHLGNRHVALQLGDGWLRLLDDYVLKDMLLQLGASVETIEAGFQPEHGAYGGGHHHSHAGEAEFSYAPRLHQFGARK, encoded by the coding sequence ATGCTGGTCATTCATCAACGTAGTACCTCTCAATCCGCTGGCGACGCCGAGCTGGAGCTGACCTACGAGGCGCGTAGCAAATCGCGCCTGCGTTGCTTCACCACCAGCGGCGAAGAAGTCGGCCTGTTTCTCGAACGCGGTCAGCCTCCCCTGCGAGACGGCGACACCCTGCTGGCCAATGACGGTCGCATCGTCATCGTGCGGGCTCGCGCGGAAAAACTGCTGCACGTCACCTGCGCCAACAGCTTCGAGCTGATGCGTGCGGCCTATCACCTGGGCAATCGCCACGTCGCCCTGCAACTAGGCGACGGCTGGCTGCGCCTGCTGGACGACTACGTGCTCAAGGACATGCTGCTGCAGCTCGGCGCCAGCGTCGAGACCATCGAAGCCGGTTTTCAGCCAGAGCATGGCGCCTATGGCGGTGGCCACCATCATTCACATGCCGGCGAGGCCGAATTCAGCTACGCGCCGCGCCTGCATCAGTTCGGTGCGCGCAAGTGA